The Aureibacter tunicatorum genome includes a window with the following:
- a CDS encoding acyloxyacyl hydrolase — protein sequence MRKILITSAILMALFPILAKGQTQKVKNQKFIKVNYEFGGLIGDDEQIVQGSYHATEIKLGWQTTSDQKNESFQVFRFPSYGIGFYTGDLSAHQVGYPNALFGWVNIPIVRKPRSSFNYELGLGLSYNFDPHDPDSNPVNLIIGSYRNVYINLGFDYNYILSDRIDLSAGIGYKHFSNGAYKLPNKGVNLVALQLGLKYKFQKHPAKFEQRELSPLETKYNLYFWVGSGSKQVVKNGPRYSMNTFAIGAQRTLGRKHKIGLGTDIFYAGYYKDVDGINIIATGDNPEKQLGGSDAIQLALFLSGEMIIDKLSVFYGAGVYVHKKVESSDSAPYYLRAQARYTFYKNFYGGVAIKAHGGRADYVEYSLGYNFNL from the coding sequence ATGCGCAAGATACTTATTACTTCGGCGATATTAATGGCTCTATTTCCCATACTTGCCAAAGGACAAACTCAAAAAGTTAAAAATCAAAAATTCATAAAAGTAAATTATGAATTCGGCGGACTCATAGGCGATGATGAACAAATCGTTCAAGGTTCATATCATGCGACTGAAATCAAACTAGGCTGGCAAACTACCAGTGACCAAAAAAATGAGAGTTTTCAAGTGTTTAGGTTTCCTAGTTACGGTATTGGCTTTTATACTGGAGATTTGAGCGCACACCAAGTTGGCTATCCCAATGCATTGTTTGGCTGGGTGAATATTCCTATCGTTCGCAAGCCTAGATCGTCTTTCAACTATGAATTGGGCTTAGGATTATCTTACAACTTCGACCCGCATGACCCTGACAGCAATCCGGTGAACCTTATCATTGGCTCTTACCGAAATGTATACATTAATCTAGGTTTCGATTACAATTACATTCTATCCGATAGAATTGATTTGTCTGCTGGAATAGGATATAAGCACTTTTCAAACGGCGCTTACAAACTGCCTAATAAAGGCGTCAATCTTGTCGCTTTGCAATTGGGATTAAAATACAAGTTCCAAAAGCATCCTGCCAAGTTTGAACAGAGAGAATTGAGTCCACTGGAGACTAAGTACAATCTTTATTTCTGGGTTGGATCAGGCTCAAAGCAAGTCGTGAAAAATGGGCCAAGATATTCCATGAATACTTTTGCCATTGGAGCCCAAAGAACATTAGGCAGAAAGCACAAAATAGGATTGGGAACGGATATATTTTATGCGGGATATTATAAGGACGTCGATGGAATAAACATAATAGCGACAGGCGACAATCCTGAAAAACAATTAGGCGGGTCGGATGCCATTCAATTAGCTTTATTCTTATCTGGTGAAATGATCATCGATAAGCTTTCTGTATTTTATGGAGCTGGTGTCTATGTGCATAAAAAAGTAGAGTCTAGTGATTCCGCACCTTACTATTTAAGAGCTCAAGCAAGGTACACTTTCTACAAAAATTTCTACGGAGGTGTGGCGATCAAAGCTCATGGAGGAAGAGCCGACTATGTAGAATACTCGCTAGGCTACAACTTCAATCTATAA
- a CDS encoding M15 family metallopeptidase, translated as MILLHVLSLMIVGVMNSSSPMYDISLPSESIQSDTSFVSLSTYDTNIAYDFRYASDNNFLEQKVYDCVDCLLRKEVADALVEVNAELNHLGYRLKLYDCYRPLSVQEKMWEIYPNANYVANPHTSGSSHNRGGAVDLTLEYLDGSTVDMGTDFDHFGKEAHIDYADLPKNILNNRKMLRTAMMEYGFKPIRTEWWHFYFESSKKYKLSNFQFDCK; from the coding sequence ATGATTCTATTGCATGTTCTTAGTTTAATGATTGTAGGGGTGATGAATTCAAGCTCACCCATGTATGATATTTCATTGCCTTCTGAAAGTATCCAATCTGATACAAGTTTTGTTAGCCTTTCAACCTATGATACTAACATCGCATATGATTTTAGATATGCGAGCGATAATAATTTTTTGGAGCAAAAAGTATATGATTGCGTTGATTGTTTGCTTCGAAAAGAAGTTGCCGACGCTTTAGTTGAAGTAAATGCTGAATTGAATCACTTAGGCTATAGGCTTAAACTATATGATTGTTATCGTCCATTGAGCGTTCAGGAAAAAATGTGGGAAATTTACCCGAATGCTAATTATGTGGCTAATCCACATACTTCGGGATCTTCCCATAACAGAGGCGGAGCTGTTGATCTTACGTTGGAATACCTTGATGGAAGCACTGTGGATATGGGGACTGATTTTGATCATTTTGGAAAAGAAGCCCATATTGATTATGCAGATTTGCCAAAGAATATATTGAATAATAGAAAAATGTTGCGAACAGCAATGATGGAGTATGGGTTTAAGCCGATTAGAACAGAGTGGTGGCATTTTTATTTTGAAAGTTCTAAAAAGTACAAGCTTTCAAATTTCCAATTTGATTGCAAATAA
- a CDS encoding permease, producing MIYNLYWPLCFGFLVSTYIRVQVSQENISGLLGKNNLKENFLAIFFGAVSSSCSYAAASMSKNLFQKGATWQNSLIFLMTSTNMVFEMFVVIAVLLGRFFFYAELIGALIMVICLRVFMPLFFNNKEVDEQQEELNKEAMNHQQMGHGMSDNHEEKMGFGERLSQGFYMEISMVIKEILIGVVVGSLIITFLPDGFFGKLFSALHIGNDFWGILISSIIGALIAYFAYVCSVGNLVIASALWFGGLSVGGVLAFIFSDLITRPLHLVYIKYYGKKFAGKIIGLIGLCAIASGVIVDLFIKYADIKVVTPSSLKSVPFTLDYNFYLTVFFLVIGVFMYFRGRNLSKGMHMSM from the coding sequence ATGATATACAATTTGTATTGGCCACTATGCTTTGGGTTTTTAGTCTCCACTTATATTAGAGTACAGGTGAGTCAGGAGAATATTAGCGGTTTATTGGGCAAAAACAATTTGAAGGAAAATTTCTTGGCGATATTTTTTGGAGCAGTCTCTTCTTCATGCTCTTATGCAGCAGCATCGATGAGCAAGAACCTCTTTCAGAAGGGAGCAACATGGCAAAATTCTTTGATATTTCTCATGACTTCCACCAATATGGTTTTTGAAATGTTCGTGGTAATAGCAGTGCTTTTGGGAAGGTTTTTCTTTTATGCCGAGTTGATCGGGGCATTGATCATGGTTATTTGTTTGAGAGTTTTCATGCCTTTGTTTTTTAATAATAAAGAGGTAGATGAACAACAAGAGGAATTGAATAAAGAAGCTATGAACCATCAGCAAATGGGGCATGGCATGTCTGATAATCATGAGGAAAAAATGGGCTTTGGAGAACGCTTAAGTCAGGGATTTTATATGGAGATATCAATGGTTATCAAAGAGATTTTGATAGGTGTTGTAGTCGGCAGTTTGATTATTACGTTTCTTCCTGATGGTTTTTTCGGTAAATTATTTAGCGCCTTGCATATAGGCAATGATTTCTGGGGCATATTGATCTCAAGTATCATAGGAGCCTTGATCGCGTATTTCGCTTATGTGTGTTCTGTTGGGAATTTAGTGATAGCAAGCGCTCTTTGGTTTGGTGGATTGTCGGTTGGTGGCGTGTTGGCATTCATTTTTTCGGATTTGATAACCCGGCCACTGCATTTGGTTTATATCAAATACTATGGAAAGAAATTCGCAGGAAAAATCATAGGTCTCATAGGTTTATGCGCTATTGCAAGCGGAGTGATTGTTGATTTGTTTATCAAGTATGCTGACATCAAAGTCGTTACTCCCAGCAGTTTGAAAAGTGTTCCTTTTACTTTGGATTATAATTTTTATTTGACGGTGTTTTTCTTGGTTATAGGAGTGTTTATGTATTTTAGAGGTCGAAATCTTTCCAAAGGAATGCATATGAGCATGTAA
- a CDS encoding VanW family protein, with amino-acid sequence MNIKKPERRSKIRKLIGKEYFIFKRKLKWWFGQEVLAQKMCGVDCSYPVFEHKSTIMRPLKNVEMYLQENKRTNLQLAIDKLDKVEIKPGEIFSFWKLVGKPTSRKGFKEGLVLENGNISKGIGGGLCQLGNLLYWIFAHSPLDVVERYRHGFDVFPDLNRKVPFGAGATLSYNYIDLQVQNNTEQSFQIELWLDEKYLRGKLLSNRKTIYDYQVEERDHCMKMQYWGGYSRHNKIFKLTLLSNEIVQEQLLTENHAIMMYNPFIESKA; translated from the coding sequence ATGAATATTAAGAAGCCAGAACGAAGAAGCAAAATCAGAAAACTAATTGGCAAGGAGTATTTTATTTTCAAGCGGAAATTGAAATGGTGGTTTGGTCAAGAAGTTTTGGCTCAAAAAATGTGTGGTGTTGACTGTTCATATCCTGTATTTGAGCATAAGTCTACGATTATGAGACCGCTTAAGAATGTTGAGATGTATTTGCAGGAAAATAAACGCACAAATCTTCAATTAGCCATTGACAAACTTGATAAAGTTGAGATAAAGCCAGGAGAAATTTTTTCATTTTGGAAATTAGTAGGAAAACCGACGTCCAGAAAAGGTTTTAAAGAGGGCTTGGTCTTAGAAAATGGAAATATATCAAAAGGAATAGGCGGCGGTTTGTGTCAGTTGGGGAATTTATTGTATTGGATCTTCGCCCATAGTCCATTGGATGTTGTGGAAAGGTATCGACATGGATTTGACGTATTTCCTGATTTAAACAGAAAAGTCCCTTTTGGAGCTGGAGCGACATTGTCCTACAATTACATAGATCTTCAAGTGCAAAATAATACTGAGCAATCCTTTCAAATAGAGTTATGGTTGGATGAAAAGTATTTGCGAGGCAAGTTATTAAGCAATAGGAAGACCATTTATGATTATCAAGTAGAGGAAAGAGATCATTGTATGAAAATGCAATACTGGGGAGGCTACTCCAGGCATAATAAAATTTTTAAGCTGACTTTATTATCTAATGAAATTGTTCAAGAACAGTTATTAACTGAAAATCATGCAATTATGATGTATAATCCATTCATAGAATCCAAAGCATGA
- a CDS encoding pentapeptide repeat-containing protein, translated as MTYLNELSNNLKKDKNNSKLGQLDQSYTELSTAIEKDSSLKNNKLKKHLIALYILGFLFLCFILTFVFYVNYQHKMHEKHMQLISLQHHQIQTLANQIKKDADKRNEYLINSIFNEISESIESKKNHKLPVSLEEKLVQVSQTISHQEPENYNLLNEISEENIDLYTPLPFFKQEVNQMDSLHSKLRKVDFSETRHNYEKGALLKTLHQLNLNAGNVDLWQNINFNFADLKHSQLEEAQLQYSDLVFSTMDQSNLENANLCHSKITNGSFKVANLKNSLFSYANLNNSNLYKAQLEGCIFNFASLENAQMMKCNGNKASFKQAKLMRANFIHANFNNAIFSGANLKDATLIKADLSETDFSHSKAINSNFLGSQLNKANLSNAKLSHANFSEAYLAYSKCKNSNLEYANFEKCYAIESNFYGSNFKRANLSKSNFSFANLRKSDLRLANLKHMNLTNALLDSALVDHHDWINHANDSLNIIGASELKYIYTLEEVDDNTYMVVRK; from the coding sequence ATGACTTATCTTAATGAACTAAGCAATAATCTTAAAAAGGATAAAAACAATTCTAAACTTGGCCAATTAGATCAATCATACACTGAGTTATCAACTGCTATTGAAAAGGATTCATCCCTAAAAAACAACAAACTTAAAAAACACCTCATTGCTCTATATATTCTAGGATTTTTATTTTTATGCTTTATCTTGACGTTTGTCTTCTATGTCAACTATCAACACAAAATGCATGAAAAACATATGCAATTGATCTCATTGCAACATCATCAAATTCAAACGCTAGCCAATCAAATCAAAAAAGATGCTGACAAAAGAAATGAATATTTGATTAATAGCATATTCAATGAAATCTCGGAGAGCATTGAATCGAAAAAGAACCATAAACTCCCAGTTTCGCTAGAGGAGAAACTAGTCCAAGTAAGCCAAACAATCAGTCACCAAGAACCTGAAAACTATAATTTACTAAATGAAATAAGCGAAGAAAATATCGATCTTTACACTCCCCTGCCCTTTTTCAAACAAGAAGTCAATCAAATGGACTCTCTTCATTCCAAACTAAGAAAAGTTGATTTTTCCGAAACTAGACACAATTATGAAAAAGGAGCTTTACTAAAAACACTGCATCAATTGAATTTAAATGCCGGCAATGTGGATTTATGGCAAAATATAAACTTCAATTTCGCCGATTTGAAACATTCGCAACTTGAAGAAGCTCAACTTCAATATTCTGACTTGGTATTTTCCACAATGGATCAATCCAATCTCGAAAATGCAAATCTCTGTCACTCCAAAATCACAAACGGGTCTTTCAAGGTCGCTAATTTAAAAAACTCATTATTCTCATATGCGAATTTAAATAACTCAAACTTATACAAAGCCCAATTGGAAGGCTGTATTTTTAACTTTGCTTCGCTGGAAAATGCGCAAATGATGAAATGCAATGGCAACAAAGCAAGTTTCAAGCAAGCAAAACTCATGCGCGCGAATTTTATCCATGCTAATTTCAACAATGCGATATTCTCAGGCGCAAATTTAAAAGACGCAACTTTAATCAAAGCGGATCTTTCTGAAACAGATTTTTCTCACTCAAAAGCTATTAATAGCAACTTCTTAGGTTCCCAGTTAAACAAAGCGAACCTTTCAAACGCTAAACTGTCTCATGCCAATTTTTCTGAAGCATATTTAGCATACTCCAAATGCAAAAACTCAAACCTCGAGTATGCAAACTTTGAAAAATGTTATGCTATAGAATCTAATTTCTACGGCTCCAATTTCAAACGAGCAAATCTTTCCAAATCAAACTTCTCCTTTGCCAACTTACGCAAATCCGACTTAAGACTGGCGAATTTAAAGCATATGAATCTTACCAACGCATTGCTTGATTCAGCTTTGGTAGACCATCATGATTGGATCAATCATGCGAATGACTCTTTAAATATTATCGGAGCTTCGGAACTAAAATATATTTATACGCTTGAAGAGGTAGATGACAACACTTACATGGTAGTCCGTAAATAA
- a CDS encoding NADase-type glycan-binding domain-containing protein, which translates to MRNIIIFIKCLVLMASFEMKAQSEDKELVINRLYGTSTALPFLNYTPHNCFDKNPGTMWRTQTGSGPEEGLMISFENSSYISKVEIIDGNGIKIRYFDIYIDGMLSQGGNYLRQNVKNLFIKASRHFNTQQLGGNDDYILHFSTNDFLSISEIRFYDESKNEYKVILPDLRRAILSASSSLSPEVAYGVDNLVDKKVENAWAESASGLGINETLDFHFDSEVEIDEIRVWNGYQRSKKHFSANGRVKKVAVSIDGETSDTYFLDSDLYGMQSIKLRRNLIGKNVNIQILEASKGNSYDDLVISELQFLKNGKSYEVETSHEEERVKSNKRLENEVLKQVLDRNINFSTRAIEKEGTTTNTISSYNSILLRSNNTFVMYNRTTEEFEDDIEEYYDENLSEMIADGNWELKSLSDDEVKIRVFGKVFSAANNSQIYKGGDNQRNLRIIQDIVIISKDEMKGSRLVKKFKL; encoded by the coding sequence ATGAGAAATATTATAATTTTTATTAAATGCTTAGTGTTGATGGCCTCTTTTGAGATGAAAGCGCAAAGTGAGGATAAGGAGCTAGTCATTAATCGTTTGTATGGAACTTCGACGGCATTGCCGTTTTTAAATTATACTCCGCATAATTGTTTTGATAAAAATCCTGGCACGATGTGGAGAACACAAACTGGGTCAGGTCCTGAGGAGGGCTTGATGATAAGTTTTGAAAATTCAAGTTATATTTCGAAAGTAGAGATAATTGATGGGAATGGAATCAAAATAAGATATTTTGATATTTATATTGATGGAATGTTGTCGCAAGGAGGCAATTACTTAAGGCAAAATGTAAAAAACTTATTTATAAAAGCTTCAAGGCATTTCAATACGCAACAACTTGGAGGCAACGATGATTATATTTTGCATTTTTCGACAAATGATTTTTTGTCAATTTCTGAAATACGTTTTTATGATGAGTCAAAAAATGAATATAAAGTAATTTTGCCTGATCTTAGAAGAGCCATTCTATCTGCATCAAGCTCTTTGAGCCCGGAAGTTGCATATGGAGTAGACAATCTTGTGGATAAAAAAGTAGAAAACGCATGGGCTGAGTCGGCGTCTGGGTTAGGGATTAACGAGACTCTTGATTTCCATTTTGATAGTGAAGTGGAGATTGATGAAATAAGAGTCTGGAATGGCTATCAGAGGTCAAAAAAGCACTTCTCTGCCAATGGAAGGGTGAAAAAGGTTGCTGTTTCAATAGATGGGGAGACTTCGGACACGTACTTTTTGGATTCAGATTTATATGGCATGCAATCAATAAAGCTTAGACGTAATCTCATTGGGAAGAATGTCAATATTCAGATCTTGGAGGCCTCCAAAGGGAATTCTTATGATGATCTTGTGATTAGTGAATTGCAGTTTTTGAAAAATGGGAAATCCTATGAGGTTGAAACTTCTCATGAAGAAGAAAGAGTCAAATCTAATAAAAGGTTGGAAAATGAAGTTTTGAAACAAGTGCTCGATAGAAACATTAACTTTTCGACTAGAGCTATTGAAAAAGAAGGCACAACCACTAATACGATTTCAAGTTACAATTCAATTTTGCTTCGATCGAACAATACTTTTGTCATGTATAATCGAACCACTGAAGAGTTTGAAGATGATATTGAAGAGTACTATGATGAAAATTTGTCTGAAATGATTGCTGATGGGAATTGGGAACTGAAGTCTTTGAGCGACGATGAAGTTAAAATAAGAGTATTCGGGAAAGTGTTTTCGGCAGCTAATAATAGTCAAATTTATAAAGGAGGCGATAATCAGCGTAATTTAAGAATCATTCAAGATATAGTGATTATTTCTAAAGATGAAATGAAAGGGAGCAGATTAGTGAAAAAGTTCAAGTTATGA
- a CDS encoding arylsulfatase: MVGSVLPQDAEAQKKNKNNDKPNILVIWGDDIGISNISAYSDGLMGYQTPNIDRIANEGVRFTDYYGEQSSTAGRSAFITGQSPVRTGLTKVGLPGAPVGIQAKDATIAEMLKPLGYATAQFGKNHLGDRDEYLPTNHGFDVFFGNLYHLNAEEEPEHPDYPKDPEFAKKFGPRGVIKATADGAIQDTGPLTKKRMETCDEEFLNEAKKFITDKAKSGEPFFTWFNTTGMHFPTYPRPEVEGQSGQGFYADVMVEHDKMVGQLLDLLEKLNIDDNTIVIYSTDNGPHFNMWPDGAITPFRSEKNTNWEGGYRVPAMVRWPRHIAPGQVSNEIMSHQDWAPTLVAAAGNPNLKTQMLKGDFHSNGKTFKSHLDGYNFMPYLTGKEKEGPRTNFFYFNDDGKPVGMRTGDWKLVFAEQRAHGFDVWAEPFTYLRLPHILNLRRDPFERAPIDADNYQKFRIDHAFMIYKGQAEMAEFLKTFVDYPPSQRPASFSIDQIAEKFLEVEN, translated from the coding sequence ATGGTAGGTAGTGTATTGCCTCAAGATGCTGAAGCTCAAAAGAAAAATAAAAATAATGATAAGCCAAATATTTTAGTGATTTGGGGAGATGATATAGGTATTTCTAATATTAGCGCTTATTCAGATGGTTTGATGGGGTATCAAACGCCAAATATTGACAGAATTGCAAATGAAGGAGTCCGTTTCACGGATTATTATGGAGAGCAGTCTTCCACGGCTGGTCGTTCGGCTTTTATCACAGGACAATCTCCAGTGAGAACAGGACTTACAAAAGTAGGTTTGCCTGGAGCTCCAGTTGGTATTCAGGCTAAAGACGCCACGATTGCCGAAATGTTGAAGCCTCTTGGATATGCTACTGCTCAATTTGGAAAAAACCACTTGGGAGATAGAGATGAATATCTTCCAACGAATCATGGCTTTGACGTGTTTTTTGGAAATCTTTACCATTTGAATGCTGAAGAAGAGCCTGAACACCCGGATTATCCTAAAGATCCAGAGTTTGCTAAGAAATTCGGTCCGAGAGGTGTTATAAAAGCTACGGCTGATGGAGCAATACAAGATACGGGACCATTGACTAAGAAAAGAATGGAAACCTGTGATGAGGAGTTTTTGAATGAAGCAAAGAAATTCATTACAGACAAAGCGAAGTCGGGAGAACCATTTTTTACTTGGTTTAACACTACGGGCATGCACTTCCCTACATATCCTCGCCCAGAGGTGGAAGGCCAATCAGGACAAGGTTTTTACGCGGATGTAATGGTTGAGCATGATAAAATGGTAGGACAGCTATTGGATCTTTTAGAAAAATTGAATATTGATGATAATACCATTGTCATCTATTCCACTGACAATGGTCCTCACTTTAATATGTGGCCTGATGGAGCAATTACTCCTTTTAGATCAGAAAAAAACACAAACTGGGAAGGCGGATATCGAGTGCCTGCCATGGTGAGATGGCCAAGACATATTGCTCCCGGACAAGTTAGCAATGAGATAATGTCACATCAAGACTGGGCGCCTACTTTAGTTGCCGCGGCTGGAAATCCGAATTTGAAAACTCAAATGTTGAAAGGGGATTTTCATTCGAATGGAAAAACGTTCAAGAGCCACCTAGATGGTTACAACTTTATGCCATATCTGACTGGAAAAGAAAAAGAAGGACCAAGAACGAACTTCTTTTATTTCAATGATGATGGAAAACCTGTAGGGATGAGAACAGGAGATTGGAAGCTTGTATTTGCTGAACAAAGAGCTCATGGGTTTGATGTATGGGCAGAACCATTTACTTATTTAAGATTGCCTCATATTCTTAACTTAAGAAGAGATCCTTTTGAAAGAGCTCCTATTGATGCTGATAACTATCAAAAGTTTAGAATAGATCATGCATTTATGATTTACAAAGGCCAAGCTGAAATGGCTGAATTTCTAAAAACATTTGTAGATTATCCACCATCTCAAAGACCAGCTTCATTTAGCATTGACCAAATTGCTGAAAAATTCTTGGAAGTGGAAAATTAA
- a CDS encoding anaerobic sulfatase maturase, whose translation MNTTVNFLTAENIINESRKHFHMMVKPIGPVCNLACTYCYYLEKENIYEDKKAMPSKFKMTDEVLEAYVKAYIASQPTENPRVVFAWQGGEATLLGLEFFERAIKVQKKYSDGRKMENTLQTNGMFIDDDWAKFLAKEDFLVGISIDGPKDIHDAYRVNKGGKGTWDRVMRSVQTLRKHKVKFNTLTVVSDLTAKHPLRVYNFLKQIGSEWMQFLPIQERKATDPSVKLKLVTNEYEGETVVTEETVRPSSWGNFLNKIFDYWVRNDVGKVFVKDFDTALEAWCGYMPSSCVHSKHCGDGLALEHNGDVYSCDHYVYPEHKLGNIMNNDLKSMANSAMQSKFGKDKFDTLSEKCKSCDYLTACYGECPKNRFGRTDKGEKQAYLCEGYYKYFDHIAPYMHVMRSLIAMKKPASEIMELIRKQEKKEKSKK comes from the coding sequence ATGAATACCACAGTAAATTTCTTAACAGCTGAAAATATTATCAATGAAAGCAGAAAGCACTTTCATATGATGGTGAAGCCTATTGGGCCAGTTTGCAATTTAGCTTGCACTTATTGTTATTATTTAGAAAAAGAGAATATTTACGAAGATAAAAAAGCCATGCCATCCAAGTTTAAGATGACAGATGAAGTCTTGGAGGCTTATGTGAAGGCTTATATCGCTTCCCAGCCTACTGAAAACCCAAGAGTAGTATTTGCTTGGCAAGGTGGAGAGGCTACATTGCTAGGCCTTGAGTTTTTTGAAAGAGCAATTAAGGTTCAGAAAAAATATTCTGATGGTCGAAAAATGGAAAACACCTTGCAAACCAACGGAATGTTTATTGATGACGATTGGGCTAAATTTTTGGCCAAGGAAGATTTTCTAGTAGGTATTTCTATCGATGGGCCTAAAGATATTCATGATGCTTATCGTGTTAACAAAGGAGGAAAAGGAACGTGGGACAGGGTAATGCGATCGGTTCAGACTTTAAGAAAGCATAAGGTAAAATTCAACACATTGACAGTTGTAAGTGATTTGACAGCAAAGCATCCATTGCGTGTATATAATTTTTTAAAGCAAATCGGAAGCGAATGGATGCAGTTTTTGCCAATACAAGAAAGAAAAGCGACAGATCCGTCAGTGAAATTAAAGTTGGTAACCAATGAGTACGAGGGGGAAACGGTTGTAACCGAGGAAACGGTAAGACCGAGTAGTTGGGGGAATTTCTTAAACAAGATTTTCGATTATTGGGTAAGAAATGATGTTGGGAAAGTTTTTGTCAAGGATTTTGACACTGCGCTTGAAGCTTGGTGTGGGTATATGCCATCTTCGTGCGTTCATTCAAAACATTGCGGCGATGGGTTGGCGCTTGAGCATAATGGAGATGTGTATTCTTGCGACCACTATGTTTACCCAGAGCATAAACTTGGAAACATCATGAATAATGATCTTAAAAGCATGGCGAATTCTGCGATGCAGTCCAAATTCGGCAAAGACAAGTTTGATACCTTATCCGAGAAATGCAAAAGTTGCGATTATCTAACCGCATGTTATGGCGAATGCCCAAAAAACAGATTCGGAAGAACAGACAAAGGCGAAAAGCAAGCTTATTTGTGCGAAGGGTATTATAAATATTTCGATCATATAGCTCCATATATGCATGTCATGAGGTCTCTAATTGCAATGAAAAAGCCAGCCTCTGAGATAATGGAGCTTATCCGAAAACAAGAGAAAAAAGAAAAGAGCAAAAAGTAG
- a CDS encoding AraC family transcriptional regulator, whose translation MIVYEFDSLEEQLKSWQKILGGTVNEDGLFTESLTIKTFQFPEMEVILVEGNPHRELHLFRKIDSKTAFVPILFSLGLAVTRNSNDESRLEEQKNEMDNSLSGANLTNIDSILTFPPEENINVVALRVKSETLNQFLDEDHPLLERLKTNKPYFIFEDLDPKMKNTMMEMKETYSSKLFAKNYIKSFSWLLLTSFMEKVNLRKNRAISNIKEKTLKSVILAHDLLLNNLSEPKTIDELCRESGLSSTRLRELFKEVYGQSIHQYYQHFRMMEAKRLLLSGEYAVSEVGYLVGYTHLGHFSSAFKKAFNMLPKQLLKKNY comes from the coding sequence ATGATAGTTTATGAATTTGACAGTCTCGAAGAACAACTTAAGTCATGGCAAAAAATTCTTGGCGGAACCGTCAACGAAGATGGCTTATTCACAGAGTCTCTAACTATCAAAACCTTTCAATTTCCAGAAATGGAAGTCATTCTTGTTGAAGGAAACCCTCACAGAGAACTTCACCTATTTAGAAAAATCGATTCAAAAACGGCATTTGTACCCATACTTTTCAGCCTTGGATTAGCTGTCACTAGAAACTCTAATGATGAAAGTAGGCTTGAAGAGCAAAAAAATGAAATGGACAATTCTTTGTCTGGAGCCAATCTGACGAATATAGATTCTATCTTAACATTCCCTCCTGAAGAAAACATCAATGTAGTTGCATTAAGAGTTAAATCCGAAACCTTGAATCAGTTTCTTGATGAAGACCATCCTCTGTTGGAAAGGCTGAAAACGAACAAGCCTTACTTCATTTTTGAAGATTTAGATCCAAAAATGAAGAACACCATGATGGAAATGAAAGAAACCTACAGCTCCAAGTTGTTTGCTAAAAATTATATAAAATCATTTAGCTGGCTTCTACTTACTAGTTTTATGGAAAAAGTTAATCTGCGCAAGAACAGAGCTATCAGCAATATTAAAGAAAAAACACTTAAGTCAGTGATTCTTGCGCATGATCTTTTACTCAACAACTTATCCGAACCAAAAACCATTGATGAACTTTGCAGAGAGTCAGGTCTAAGCAGCACCAGACTAAGGGAGCTTTTCAAAGAGGTATATGGACAAAGCATTCACCAATACTATCAGCATTTCAGAATGATGGAGGCCAAGCGATTGCTCCTTTCGGGAGAGTATGCTGTAAGCGAAGTTGGCTACCTTGTTGGATACACTCATTTAGGGCATTTTTCTTCTGCCTTTAAAAAAGCTTTCAATATGTTGCCCAAGCAATTATTGAAAAAAAACTATTGA